The Streptomyces sp. DH-12 genome has a window encoding:
- a CDS encoding alpha-glucuronidase: MTDSGDFDAAWLPAAAFRAVGTRRSVLRGVTDPLADTVHGELADACARFGGEVTRDGDAVDADLVLELTGGEPADEGYTLQRGGGTTTLTASGGRGLLYGLFHVVRLGEDAFAGDLPPRTHRPALATRMLDHWDNVAVHPVMGQVERGYAGGSLFWADGRARGDLGRVRAYGRLLAACGINAVAVNNVNVHATEARLLTDRIGDVAAIAGALRPYGIRTHLSVSFAAPMPLGGLPTADPLDEAVRDWWAGATARVYEAIPDFGGYVVKADSEGQPGPFAYGRSHADGANVLAAALEPYGGTVHWRAFVYDHRQDWRDRSTDRARAAYDHFTPLDGEFADNAVLQVKHGPMDFQVREPVSPLIGAMPGTRLAVELQVTQEYTGQQRHVCWLGPMWSEALRFRPDGEVAAGRLADGLVAVSNAGDDRFWTGHPLAQANLYTFGRLAWDPAADPGAVLDEWTALTHPGAPDRLADGLHAILDGSWATYEKYTAPLGVGFMVQPGHHYGPSVDGYEYSPWGTYHFADRDGIGVDRSTATGTGFAGQYAEPWAKLYESPGTCPDELLLFFHHVPYGHVLHSGKTVIQHIYDTHFEGVEEAEEARRVWAGLVDLVEPERHARVAGRFEEQLRCAREWRDQINSYFLRKSGVPDAHGRTIH; this comes from the coding sequence ATGACGGACTCGGGGGACTTCGACGCCGCCTGGCTGCCCGCCGCCGCGTTCCGCGCGGTCGGCACCCGGCGTTCGGTGCTGCGGGGCGTCACGGACCCCCTGGCGGACACGGTGCACGGTGAACTCGCCGACGCCTGCGCGCGGTTCGGCGGCGAGGTGACTCGGGACGGCGACGCGGTGGACGCCGATCTGGTCCTCGAGCTCACCGGCGGTGAACCGGCCGACGAGGGTTACACACTCCAACGCGGCGGCGGTACCACGACGTTGACCGCGTCCGGCGGGCGCGGGCTGCTGTACGGGCTGTTCCACGTCGTGCGGCTCGGCGAGGACGCCTTCGCCGGGGACCTTCCGCCGCGCACCCACCGGCCCGCGCTCGCCACCCGCATGCTGGACCACTGGGACAACGTGGCCGTGCACCCGGTGATGGGGCAGGTCGAGCGCGGCTACGCCGGCGGCTCCCTGTTCTGGGCGGACGGCCGGGCGCGCGGGGACCTCGGCCGGGTGCGGGCGTACGGCAGGCTGCTGGCCGCGTGCGGGATCAACGCCGTCGCCGTCAACAACGTCAACGTGCACGCCACGGAGGCGCGGCTGCTGACCGACCGGATCGGCGACGTGGCCGCGATCGCCGGCGCCCTGCGCCCGTACGGCATCCGCACGCACCTGTCGGTCAGCTTCGCCGCGCCGATGCCGCTGGGCGGGCTGCCCACCGCCGACCCGCTGGACGAGGCCGTACGCGACTGGTGGGCGGGGGCGACCGCCCGCGTGTACGAGGCGATCCCGGACTTCGGCGGGTACGTGGTCAAGGCCGACTCCGAGGGACAGCCCGGCCCCTTCGCCTACGGCCGCTCGCACGCCGACGGGGCGAACGTGCTGGCCGCCGCGCTGGAGCCGTACGGCGGCACGGTGCACTGGCGGGCCTTCGTCTACGACCACCGCCAGGACTGGCGGGACCGCTCGACCGACCGGGCGCGGGCCGCGTACGACCACTTCACCCCGCTGGACGGGGAGTTCGCGGACAACGCGGTGCTCCAGGTGAAGCACGGGCCGATGGACTTCCAGGTGCGCGAGCCGGTCTCCCCGCTGATCGGCGCGATGCCGGGGACCCGGCTCGCGGTGGAGCTCCAGGTGACCCAGGAGTACACCGGGCAGCAGCGGCACGTGTGCTGGCTGGGCCCGATGTGGAGCGAGGCGCTGCGGTTCCGCCCGGACGGCGAGGTGGCCGCCGGGCGGCTCGCGGACGGGCTGGTCGCGGTGTCCAACGCCGGTGACGACCGGTTCTGGACCGGGCACCCGCTCGCCCAGGCGAACCTGTACACCTTCGGGCGGCTGGCGTGGGACCCGGCGGCGGATCCGGGGGCCGTCCTCGACGAGTGGACCGCCCTCACCCACCCCGGCGCCCCGGACCGGCTGGCCGACGGGCTGCACGCGATCCTGGACGGCTCCTGGGCGACGTACGAGAAGTACACCGCGCCGCTCGGCGTGGGCTTCATGGTGCAGCCGGGCCACCACTACGGGCCGAGCGTGGACGGCTACGAGTACAGCCCGTGGGGCACCTATCACTTCGCCGACCGGGACGGCATCGGCGTCGACCGCTCCACCGCGACGGGCACCGGCTTCGCCGGGCAGTACGCCGAGCCGTGGGCGAAGCTCTACGAGTCCCCCGGCACCTGCCCCGACGAGCTGCTGCTGTTCTTCCACCACGTGCCCTACGGCCATGTGCTGCACAGCGGGAAGACGGTGATCCAGCACATCTACGACACCCACTTCGAGGGCGTGGAGGAGGCCGAGGAGGCCCGCCGGGTGTGGGCGGGCCTCGTGGACCTGGTGGAGCCGGAGCGGCACGCGCGGGTGGCCGGGCGGTTCGAGGAGCAGCTGCGCTGCGCCCGCGAGTGGCGGGACCAGATCAACAGCTACTTCCTGCGCAAGTCCGGGGTGCCGGACGCGCACGGGCGCACCATCCACTGA
- a CDS encoding xylan 1,4-beta-xylosidase, with product MIRVPAEPAGRLSDAWRACVGTGRLDLALRRDHQDSLALIQREIGFRHLRGHGLLSDGMGVHRPYAWQGARRTRHSFTYLDQVLDACLAAGIRPFLELGFMPREMASGTQTVFWWEGNVTPPADEKEWTRLVRAVLTHLIARHGLAEVRTWPVEVWNEPDLPQFWQDADEAAYHRLYEATAHTVKEVDAELAVGGPALSPAADGWLERFAEFAERRDVPVDFVSRHAYASGPAQHVPFGTHQTLAPASTLLDQFAQPRKALRGTRLAGLPVHITEFNSSYRPDNLIHDTAFHAAYLAPVVAAGGDHADSFSYWTFSDVFEETGIPTALFHGGFGLLTHRQIRKPTYHLYAFMARMGEERLARGDDHVVTRHPDGRITVLAWAPVDPSGRTPGPDRHTLRLSLPVGGEGRGEVFARRSSVDEERGNAYTAWRHMGSPHSPRPGQLDVLHEAAEPARGHGRLPVEDGRTDLTVTLARHEITLVELTPVDDETPPWWDERRLLGGEAP from the coding sequence GTGATCCGCGTGCCCGCGGAGCCGGCCGGCCGGCTGTCCGACGCCTGGCGCGCCTGCGTCGGCACCGGCCGGCTCGACCTCGCCCTGCGCCGCGACCACCAGGACTCCCTCGCCCTGATCCAGCGCGAGATCGGCTTCCGTCATCTGCGCGGCCACGGCCTGCTCAGCGACGGCATGGGCGTCCACCGCCCCTACGCGTGGCAGGGCGCCCGCCGCACCCGCCACTCGTTCACCTACCTCGACCAGGTGCTCGACGCCTGCCTCGCCGCCGGCATCCGCCCGTTCCTCGAACTCGGTTTCATGCCGCGGGAGATGGCCTCGGGCACGCAGACGGTGTTCTGGTGGGAGGGGAACGTCACCCCGCCCGCCGACGAGAAGGAGTGGACCCGCCTGGTGCGCGCGGTCCTCACCCACCTGATCGCCCGCCACGGCCTCGCCGAGGTGCGCACCTGGCCCGTCGAGGTGTGGAACGAGCCGGACCTGCCGCAGTTCTGGCAGGACGCCGACGAGGCGGCCTACCACCGGCTGTACGAGGCGACGGCGCACACCGTGAAGGAGGTGGACGCGGAGCTCGCGGTCGGCGGGCCCGCGCTGTCGCCGGCCGCGGACGGCTGGCTGGAGCGGTTCGCCGAGTTCGCCGAACGCCGTGACGTGCCCGTGGACTTCGTGTCCCGCCACGCCTACGCCTCCGGGCCCGCGCAGCACGTCCCGTTCGGCACCCACCAGACCCTGGCCCCGGCGAGCACCCTGCTCGACCAGTTCGCCCAGCCGCGCAAGGCGCTCCGAGGAACGCGCCTGGCCGGACTGCCCGTGCACATCACCGAGTTCAACTCCTCCTACCGGCCCGACAACCTGATCCACGACACCGCCTTCCACGCCGCCTACCTCGCTCCGGTGGTGGCGGCGGGCGGCGACCACGCCGACTCCTTCTCCTACTGGACGTTCAGCGACGTCTTCGAGGAGACCGGCATCCCCACCGCCCTGTTCCACGGTGGGTTCGGCCTGCTCACCCACCGCCAGATCCGCAAACCCACCTACCACCTGTACGCGTTCATGGCCCGGATGGGGGAGGAACGACTCGCGCGCGGCGACGACCACGTGGTGACCCGGCACCCCGACGGACGGATCACCGTCCTCGCCTGGGCCCCCGTCGACCCCTCGGGACGCACCCCGGGCCCGGACCGGCACACCCTGCGCCTGTCCCTCCCGGTGGGCGGCGAGGGGCGCGGCGAGGTGTTCGCGCGCCGGTCCTCCGTCGACGAGGAGCGCGGCAACGCGTACACCGCCTGGCGGCACATGGGCTCCCCGCACTCCCCGCGGCCCGGTCAGCTCGACGTGCTGCACGAGGCCGCCGAGCCCGCCCGCGGCCACGGCCGGCTGCCCGTCGAGGACGGCCGGACGGACCTCACCGTCACCCTCGCCCGCCACGAGATCACCCTCGTCGAGCTGACCCCGGTGGACGACGAGACCCCGCCCTGGTGGGACGAGCGGCGGCTGCTCGGCGGGGAGGCGCCGTGA
- a CDS encoding extracellular solute-binding protein, producing MKNTGQLSRRQILAAAGFIGLATLTGCGSGGDGEDAKDLSKKRTGAMRNYRAGQQFKATEPLTFTVLHNDNPVYPMKESWLFWKELTRRTGVTLDATPVPLSDYEKKRSLLIGAGDAPLLIPKTYPGAETAFVSSGAVLPVSEYADLMPNFQEKVKRWNLQPEVDSLRQSDGRSYLLPGLHEKVRQQYSLSFRTDVLARHGLALPATWDEVYTTLKALREEYPDRYPFTDRWSTNTPFPAGALFQYLGQAHGVRAGWSYLNTTWDAEAEQFVFTGATDAFRRVVEYLRTLVAEKLMDPESFTQTDEEAVEKLLGERSFAISANAQELVQNYRYNLQRQVKGATIEMIPVPLGPAGPVVMGGARLENGMMISSKALERDDFVALMQFVDWLWYSDAGQEFCKWGVENTTFTRSGAAGYALRPGISLMGSDPDAPKDLQKDFGFHNGVFTYGGSWALVSSSFGPDEKKFTEAMAARKELPADPPHPLRAEEQEQATLWDTPLKDHVTQNALRFVLGKRPLSEWDDYVKELRAKNMDRYIELHNQAYQRFQKENA from the coding sequence GTGAAGAACACCGGACAGCTCTCCCGGCGCCAGATCCTCGCCGCCGCGGGCTTCATCGGCCTCGCCACGCTCACCGGCTGCGGCAGTGGCGGCGACGGCGAGGACGCCAAGGACCTGTCGAAGAAACGCACGGGCGCCATGAGGAACTACCGCGCCGGACAGCAGTTCAAGGCCACCGAACCGCTCACCTTCACCGTCCTGCACAACGACAACCCGGTCTACCCGATGAAGGAGAGCTGGCTGTTCTGGAAAGAGCTCACCCGGCGCACCGGCGTCACCCTGGACGCCACCCCGGTCCCGCTGAGCGACTACGAGAAGAAGCGCAGCCTCCTCATCGGCGCGGGCGACGCCCCGCTGCTGATCCCCAAGACCTACCCGGGCGCGGAGACGGCGTTCGTCTCCTCCGGAGCCGTCCTGCCGGTCAGCGAGTACGCCGACCTGATGCCCAACTTCCAGGAGAAGGTCAAGAGATGGAACCTCCAGCCGGAGGTCGACTCGCTGCGCCAGTCCGACGGCCGCTCCTACCTGCTCCCCGGACTCCACGAGAAGGTGCGCCAGCAGTACTCGCTGTCCTTCCGCACCGACGTCCTCGCCAGGCACGGACTGGCCCTGCCGGCCACCTGGGACGAGGTGTACACGACCCTCAAGGCGCTCCGTGAGGAGTACCCGGACCGCTACCCGTTCACCGACCGCTGGAGCACCAACACCCCGTTCCCGGCGGGCGCGCTGTTCCAGTACCTCGGCCAGGCGCACGGCGTCCGGGCCGGCTGGTCGTACCTGAACACCACCTGGGACGCCGAGGCGGAGCAGTTCGTCTTCACCGGCGCGACGGACGCCTTCCGCCGGGTCGTGGAGTACCTGCGCACGCTGGTCGCCGAGAAACTGATGGACCCGGAGAGCTTCACCCAGACCGACGAGGAGGCGGTCGAGAAGCTGCTGGGGGAGAGGTCCTTCGCGATCAGCGCCAACGCGCAGGAACTGGTGCAGAACTACCGCTACAACCTCCAGCGGCAGGTCAAAGGCGCCACCATCGAGATGATCCCGGTGCCGCTCGGCCCGGCGGGCCCGGTCGTCATGGGCGGCGCGCGCCTGGAGAACGGCATGATGATCTCCAGCAAGGCGCTGGAGCGGGACGACTTCGTCGCCCTGATGCAGTTCGTGGACTGGCTCTGGTACTCCGACGCCGGCCAGGAGTTCTGCAAGTGGGGCGTGGAGAACACCACGTTCACCCGCTCCGGCGCCGCGGGCTACGCACTCAGGCCCGGCATCTCCCTCATGGGCTCCGACCCGGACGCCCCGAAGGACCTGCAGAAGGACTTCGGCTTCCACAACGGCGTGTTCACCTACGGCGGCAGCTGGGCCCTGGTGTCCTCCTCCTTCGGGCCGGACGAGAAGAAGTTCACCGAAGCGATGGCCGCGCGCAAGGAGCTGCCCGCCGACCCGCCGCACCCGCTGCGCGCCGAGGAGCAGGAACAGGCCACCCTCTGGGACACCCCGCTGAAGGACCACGTCACCCAGAACGCCCTGCGCTTCGTGCTCGGCAAGCGCCCGCTGTCCGAGTGGGACGACTACGTCAAGGAGCTCAGGGCCAAGAACATGGACCGGTACATCGAGCTGCACAACCAGGCGTACCAGCGGTTCCAGAAGGAGAACGCGTGA
- a CDS encoding carbohydrate ABC transporter permease, whose protein sequence is MVSTIRPSRGHRVFQGVNGVVLTLVVLITLYPFVNIVARSFSGEREIRAGDVTLWPKGFNLTTYEIVFSDSMFWRNYGNTVLYTVVATAVAMVLTTCYAYVLSKHHLKGRGALVGIAVFTMFFTGGLIPNYVLVTSLGLKNSVWAIALPNAISVFNLLVMKAFFESLPSELEEAAQIDGLSTYGILLRIVLPLSKAVVATMVLFYSVSFWNSWFSAFLYMDRTELMPVTVYLRNLLAGATGGTGAGATTENLTQVNANIQAVTIVLTSLPILCVYPFVQRYFVSGVMLGAVKG, encoded by the coding sequence GTGGTGAGCACCATCCGCCCCTCCCGGGGCCACCGCGTCTTCCAGGGCGTGAACGGCGTTGTCCTCACCCTGGTCGTGCTGATCACGCTGTACCCGTTCGTCAACATCGTCGCCCGGTCGTTCAGCGGCGAGCGGGAGATCCGCGCCGGTGACGTGACACTGTGGCCCAAGGGCTTCAACCTCACCACCTACGAGATCGTCTTCTCCGACTCGATGTTCTGGCGGAACTACGGCAACACCGTCCTCTACACGGTCGTCGCCACCGCCGTCGCCATGGTGCTGACCACCTGCTACGCCTACGTCCTGTCCAAGCACCACCTCAAGGGCCGCGGCGCGCTGGTCGGGATCGCCGTGTTCACCATGTTCTTCACCGGCGGCCTCATCCCGAACTACGTCCTGGTCACCAGCCTCGGACTGAAGAACAGCGTGTGGGCCATCGCCCTGCCGAACGCGATCAGCGTCTTCAACCTGCTGGTGATGAAGGCCTTCTTCGAGAGCCTGCCGTCGGAGCTGGAGGAGGCCGCGCAGATCGACGGCCTGAGCACCTACGGCATCCTGCTGCGGATCGTGCTGCCGCTGTCCAAGGCGGTCGTCGCCACCATGGTGCTCTTCTACTCGGTGTCCTTCTGGAACTCCTGGTTCTCGGCGTTCCTCTACATGGACCGCACCGAGCTGATGCCGGTCACGGTGTATCTGCGCAACCTCCTCGCGGGCGCCACCGGCGGCACCGGCGCCGGCGCCACCACCGAGAACCTCACCCAGGTCAACGCCAACATCCAGGCGGTGACGATCGTGCTCACCTCGCTGCCGATCCTCTGCGTGTACCCGTTCGTGCAGCGCTACTTCGTCTCCGGCGTGATGCTCGGCGCGGTCAAGGGCTGA